Below is a window of Brachyspira hampsonii DNA.
GAACAAATATTTCCGACAATGTAGAATATGCTAATAATGATGTTGTTATACTTTAGGTAAATTAAAAATTGTTGGATTTATTGTAGTATGAAGAGATTTAATTTTAATTTGGAGCCTTTATATAAACTTAGAAAAAATATAGAAAAACAAAGGCAGGCTGAAGTAGCTGAAGTTTCTGCTGAATATAATAAGGAGCGTGACGGAAAAGATAGCTGCCTGCTTAAAATAGATGACGGGATAAGATATGTTGACAGCATAGAAGATGATAATGAAATGCTTTCTATGAGTATTTATTTGGGAGAGTATATAACTGCTTTGAACTCTCAGATATCTATCCATGAAGATAATATGGCTGAAATTAGTGTGGAGCTTAGAAGAAGGCAGGAAATTTTGCAGGAGGCTTCAAGACAGAGAAGGGCTGTTGAATTATTAAAAGAAAAGAAATTATTAGAATATAAAAAGTTAATGAATAAAGAAGAACAGGCTAAGCTGGACGAATGGAAGAAAGAGTATGTTGCCGGCGATGCTTATGAATATTAAGAGGTATTATTATGATAGAATCTGTACAAAGAATACAATCAAGAATAGGGGAGATTCAGGAAACTTTTAATAAACTTGGATTTGCTCCTATTAATACTACTCTTCCTTCAAAACCATTTGCTGAACATTTAAATGAAGCTATGGCTGGAAATAATACAGAAAGTAAAGTTAATAGTGTAGAAGTTAATAATAATTTGGACGGTTCTGTTATTAATGATACTAATAAAAAATTAGATAATGGTAAAGTTATTAATGGAGATACTTCTTCAGATGCTTTTAAAGGAAAAATATCTTTTGGAGTTTATGAAGAAAATACAAATAATTTTGCTAGGGCTATTAATGCATATAAAAAGGCTTCAGTAGAAAGTTTCCCTACTAAGTATGATGATATAATTAAAGAAGCAGCTGAAAAATATTCTTTGCCGGAGAATCTGATTAAAGCTGTAATAAAACAGGAATCAAACTATGTATCAAATGCTGTTAGTCATAAGGGTGCTGTAGGTTTGATGCAGATAATGCCTAAGACGGGTGTTGGTTTAGGTATTACAGATGAAGAAATGCTTAAAGATCCGTATACTAATATTATGGCTGGAAGCAGATATTTATCTCAAATGCTGAACAGATATGACGGAAGACTTGATTTGTCGCTTTCGGCGTATAATGCAGGACCTGCTTTGGTAGATAGATTACAGAGGATTCCTAATATAGAGGAAACTCAGAATTATGTTAAAAACATTATAGGGTATATAAAGTAAGTTAACATAATAAATTTAATTGTGTTTGCTTGACTTTTTTATTCTGTAATTTTATAATATTTTACAAAACTGCCCGCTTAGCTCAGCAGGTAGAGCATCACCATGGTAAGGTGAGGGTCATCGGTTCAATCCCGATAGCGGGCTTTTGTTCACTATTATAGAGCAAAAATATCACAAACTATAAAAGAGGATTTATGAGAATAAAACTTCTAGCGGTTATAGTATTATTTTTAATGACTATATCGCTTTCATACACTTTCGACAAAACTCCGTATTATGTAAACACAGAAACTTATGACTCATACAGAGAGTTATTAAGAGGTGTGCATTATTATAATCAGGAACGATATGATGCATCCATAGCTAGTTTTAGAAACTCTCTTAATACAAATCCTACTGACAAGTTCATAAGATATTGGTATAGTAAGGCTTTATATAAAGCAGGATATATGTCTTTAGCTATTAATGAATGGCTTAATATTACTAGAATGGGTTATGAAGATCCTATAATACTTTCTAAAATTAATAAATATGATTCGGCAAATGTCGTTGAAGAGAAAAAGGATACTTTGAGTAATTTTATATATTTAAAAGCGTTCTCTACTAATCTTAATTTTAGAAAAAATATAAATCAGCCCATACAGATAAAAGTAATGCCTGATGGAAGTTTATATGTGTTGGATTACAGTGATTCTGCTTTGAAAAAATTTGATATTAACGGAAATTTAATTGGTAAGATATCTCATGGAAAAAGGTTAGAAAAACAGCAGACTAGCTGGTGGAGAAATGTACTTCAGTTTGTAGCTAAAGTTTATCCTTATGAAAAGTTGGAAAATCCTAGAGGTTTTGATATAGATGCAAACGGATATATATATATAGCAAATACAAAAAAAGATAAAATATTAAAATATGATTCTAATCATAACTATATTACAAATATTGGTGTATCCGGTGTAAGTAATGGTCAGCTTCTTGGTCCTTCTTCAGTTGCTCTTGATAAAGATGGTAATTTATATGTTTCTGATACGGGAAATAATAGAATAGCAGTATTTGATATTTACGGAAATTTCTTATTTAGTTTTGGAAAACTTGGTGAAAATGAAGGAGAGTTTTTTTCTCCTGCAGGTATAGCTGTTAATGATCAATATATTTATGTTGCTGATATGGGTAATAAAAGAGTGCAGCAATTTGACTTGAGCGGGAACTATATTCAAACTATAAGACATAATTTATTTAATGAGCCTAGAGGTTTATCTTTTGCTAGAGACGGAAACCTTTATATAGCTGATGGAAGCAAGGTTTTTTATTATGATATAATTGAATCTGATTTTACAGTATTTAATAATTCTGAGCGATATACTGTAACTCCTACTTCTGTTGCTGAAGGGGTTAATGGAAATATATATTTGACAGACTTTATGTCTGGAAGAATAGATGTATATACTAGAAAAGAAGAGTATTATGCTAATTTGGATGTATTTGTAGACAGAGAATATTTAAACAGATTTCCTGTTGTTGTAGCTTCTGTTACAGTAAGGGATAGAGCTATGAATCCTGTAATTGGATTAACTCCTGAAAATTTCTTTGTTACTGAGAATTCTACTGTAGCTCATAAAGTTAATTTCTATGATGCACCTGAATTGCATGAATACAGATTTATATATTTGATAGAGGACAGTCTTGCTGCTAAACCTTATGAAAGTAAAATAAAAGAAGAAATCAGCAACTTCACTATGAGTTTAACTAATAATGATGAAGTTTTAGTTATACATTATAATGATCAGGTTTATAAGGCTGATAATTATGATGCAAGAAATTTGAGAATACTTGAAAATGCTAATGCTTTCCATTTTACAGGTGGAATATCAGCTTTAGACGATGCTTATTATGAAGCTGTAAGACTTTCAGGAAATAGTTTTAAGAAAACAGCTATTATACATTTTTCAGTAACTAGTCCTGATGACAGAGTATTTGACATGATGAACTTCAACGATGCAGCAAGTTTTGCTAAAAATAATGCTGTATCATTAAACCAAGTTTATATAGGTACAAATAAATCTAATTATTTCTTGGATTTAATGACTAAAAATACTTATGGTTATATTATAAATGCTGATTACTCTATCAATTATGCTGCTGAGCTTAACAAAATTAAGAATATAGATTTTGGAAGGTATTTCATATACTATAACAGTTTTAAAAATTTAGCTCAGTCAGGACAGTTTAGGGCTTTGAATGTAAAAGTACAATATAGAGATATGTACGGTGAAGAAGAAGTTGGTTATGTAGTGCCATAATAAAATTTATAATAAAAATAGGCTTATCATAATATTATGGTAAGCCTTTTTTAATGCATATATTATTGAAGATTACTATTTAAAATATTAATAATAAATTTATATATTAATATTTTAATATGGAATTAATAAAGTTTATAATACTGATTTTATATTATATCTGCTGAAGCTCTAAATTATAGTTTGTTATTAATAAAAATTATATAAATTATAAATTGATATTAATAAAATTTTTTAGTATAATAAGACTATGAAAGAGATTAACAGGCTTAATGATTTATTTGTACGATATCTAATTGGTACTGAAGGCGATGAGGATATATTAGAAAATATTGTTAATGCTGTTTTGAATGATGCAGGTTTTGAGTCGGTTGGTAGCCTTGAAATTATTAATCCTTATAACTTAGCAGAAAATGAGAATTTAAAAGAGTCTATACTTGATGTTAAAGCAAAAACTAAAGATGGTAAAAAGATACTTATTGAAATACAGCTGATAGGAAATAATAATTTTATAAAAAGAATATTATATTATATAGCAAAAAATATAGCTTCTGAATTAAAAGAGAATGAGAATTATATTAATATAAATCAGATGATTAGTATTAGTTTTTTAAATTTTAATTTAAATATAGGAAGTGAAACTGACATAAAAAAAGAACATAAATGTCTTCAATTATCAGATATTAATAATCCTAGCCTTAAATTAGATGATTTTCAGATACATTTTGTAGAGATTAAAAGATTTGCAGAAATATTAAAAAATGCTAGTATTGATGAGTATAATAGAAATAATCTTTTATCTTGGATTGATTTTTTTACTACTAAAGATTTAGAAAAAGATATTAATAGACTAATAGGAGGAAATAGAGTCATGAGTAAGGTAATAGATAAATATAAAAGATTTGTAGCTGATGAAAAAGAGATGTCAGCATATAATGAAAGAGATACTTTTCTTTACGGACAAGCTGCTATGCTTCAGTATGAGAGAGCAGAAGGAAAAAAGAAGGTATTGAGATAGGATTTCAGCAGGGTATAGAGAAAGGAATTAAACAAGGAATTAAACAAGGTATAGAACGAGGTATAGAACGAGGTATAGAACAAGGAGAAATAAATAAAGCAAAAACTATAGCGTTAAATCTTAAAAATATTAATATGAGTATTGAAGATATAAGTAAAATGACGGGGTTAAGTATAGAAGAAATAGAGAGACTATGATAAAAACTTGTGGGTGTCTAGCAAATTCGTATAATGCGTACAGATTCATTTGCTAGACCCAAAAAGCGAATAAGTTTTTATATATAAATAAAAATAAAAAACTTGTGAGTTCCTAATATTAGTAAGAATAGCATGTATTATTGCAAATAAGTTTTTTATAGTTAAATAAAAGTTATAATTATAGGACTAGAATATGAAAAAAATTCTTATAAAAAATGGTACAGTAGTTAATGCTTTAGAAACTTATAAAGCTGATGTATTAATAGAAAATGAGAAAATTTCAAAAATAGGTTCTGATTTAAAATGCGAAGATGCAGAGATTATTGATGCTTCAGGTAAATATGTAATGCCTGGAGGTATTGATGTTCATACACATATGGATATAGATGTTGGCATAGGCAGAGCAGTTGATGATTTCTATACTGGTACTATTGCTGCTGCATGCGGAGGTACTACTACTATAGTTGATCATATGGGGTTTGGTCCTAAAGGCTGCGATGTATTTCATCAATTAAAATATTATCATACTCTTGCTGACAATAAGGCGGTTATTGATTATAGTTTTCATGGAGTGTTACAGCATGTTGATGAAGATGTACTTAAAGGACTTGAAACATTGGCAAAAGAGGAAGGTTTACAAAGTACAAAACTTTATTTAACTTATAACTATAAAATAGAAGATGATAATGTTGTGCGTGTATTAAAGAAGATGAAAGAACTTAATGCCGTTTCTGCTTTTCATGCTGAAAATCATTATGTTATAGAATATTTAAAAAAGAAATTTATTGAAGAGGGTAAAACTTCTGCACATTATCACCCTATAAGCAGACCTCCTGAGGCTGAAGCTGAGGCAGTTAATAGGATTATACATTTATCTGTTATAGCGGGAAATGCCCCTGTATATATAGTGCATACTTCTGCAGGAAAGAGCGTTGATGAGATAGTTAATGCGAGAGCTTTAGGACATAAAAATATTTTCTCTGAAACTTGCCCTCAATATTTAGTTTTGACAGATAAAGAGTATGACAGAGAAGACGGACTTAAATTTGTTATGTCGCCTCCTTTGAGAAAAAAAGAAGATAGCGAAAGATTATGGAAAGCTATTTCTGATGGACATATTCAAGTTATAGCTACAGATCATTGTCCTTTCAATTATGAAACTGATAAGGTTAAAGGAAAAGATAATTTTACTAAATGCCCTAATGGAGCAGGAGGAGTAGAGGAGAGATATCCTTTGATGTTTTCAGAAGGTGTCATGAAAGGAAGAATAACAATTAATAAATTTGTTGAAACTTTATGTTATAATCCTGCTTTGATATACGGACTTTATCCAGAAAAAGGAGCTATTATACCAAATGCTGATGCTGACATTACTATAATAGATCCTAAGAAAAAATCTGTAATTACAAAATCAAATATGCATGGAGCATGCGATTATACAGCTTATGAGGGAATGGAGCTTTTATGTTCTGTGGATACCGTTATATCAAGAGGAAAAATAGTATTTAAAGATAATAAGTTTTTAGGAACTAAGGGAGACGGAAAGTTTATAAAAAGAAAAACTTTAGATAAATATGCTGACTTTAATAATCATTTTAAATTAGGTGATTATATAGATATCGATTGCAATTGATTATTTAAAAATATTTTTTAAAAAATAAAAAAACAACTGATTATAATTTTTTCTAGTCAGTTGTTTTTTATATTCATCTTACACTGTTTCTTTCTAAAAATTCATAATTAACATATATAACTTCTTTTACTTCTATATTGTTAATTAAATCTATTAATGTATTTGCTGTGCATACTCCGGCATTGAAAGAATCGAATTTTATTGTTGAAAGTTCAGGCTCTATTATTTCATCGATATCATATCCTCCGAAAGATATTACAGATACATCATCCGGAATTTTTAATCCCATTTCTTTTAATACTTTATATACTCCCAATGCCTGTCTGTCGGTTGAACATATTATAGCATCAATATCTTTATTTTTCAGTAAATTTTCTGCCGCCGTTTTTGCTTTCTCATAAGAGAAATCTGCTACTTCTATTTTTATGTTTTCTATGCCGTATTTTTTTAATCCATCTAATACACCGTTTCTTCTTGTTATACCAACAGCAATATCATTCTCATCTACTGTTATAAATCCTATATTTTTATGATTTTTACTTCCTATATATTTTCCTATATCTATACCGGCATTATAATCATCATTAACTATGCTTATTCCCTCACTGCATTCCTGACCGTAAATTACTATTGGTATATCTGATTTTTTTAATATGTTTTTATGTTCTTCAGTGATATATGTAGCACTCAATACTATGCCATCAACATTTAATCTCTTTAATTTTTCTATATACTGCAGTTCTAATTTATGCTGATGATTTGTATTCATTATGATAGGCATATAATGTTTTTCTCTAAGCGTTTTCTCTATCCCTGTTAATACTCTTGCTCCAACTGTAGAGTCTAATGCTGGTACTATTATTCCTATAATATGACTTTTCTTTGCTTTTAATCTTGCAAATGTATTTGGTTCATAGTCATATTCTGATATTATTTCTCTGATTCTTTTTTTTGTTTCTTCTTTCAGATATCCGCCATTAAAGTATCTGGATATAGTAGTTTTTGTTACGCCGGCGATTTCAGCTATTTCTTTCATTGTAATTTTTTTATTTGTACCCATTTTTACTACCCTGATATTAATAAATTATATACTTTTTGCGTTAAAATACAAATTTATATAATTATTTTATAAAAATATATATAATGCTTGACAAATATAAAAATATTGCTATAATATACTATGTAACCGGTTACATATAAAACAATTTCAATAGGATTTTTATTATGGCTATCAATTATAAAAAAACTGCTGAAGAAATTATTAGAGTAGTTAATAAAGATAATATTATTTCTGCAACTTTTTGTGCCACTAGATTAAGATTAATAGTAAAAAAAAGGGAAAGTATAAAGGATTCAGATGTTCAGAAAATAGAGGGTGTTAAAGGAGTATTTTTTAATTCTGATCAATATCAGATAATATTGGGTACTGGAGTTGTAAATAAAGTTTATGCTGAAATCATTAATTTGGGTGTTACAGGAGCAGCAAAGCAAGATACAGAAGAAACTAAAAAAGTGGGAGAGAAAAATAATTTTAGAAAGTTCATTCGTATATTTGCTGATGTATTTGTACCTATAATGCCTGCTATGATTGCCACAGGTTTATTTTTAGGACTTAAAGGTGCTTTAATTAATGACAGCTTTTTGGGACTATTTAATTTAGAAGTATCAAATATACCTGTTTCTGTTATGACATTTATGAGCGTTCTTACAGAAACTACATTTGCATTTTTGCCTGCTTTGGTATGCTGGTCAACATTCAGAGTTTTTGGAGGCTCTCCTATATTGGGTATATTATTAGGATTAATGCTTGTTTCACCTGCTTTGCCCAATGCTTACTTGGTAGCCAATCCTGACAGCGGAGTTAAGCCTATAATGTTATTCGGATTTATACCTATAGTAGGATATCAGGGAAGCATACTTCCTGCACTTATTTCTGGTATTATAGGCTCTAAAATAGAATTAAATTTGAGAAAAGTAATACCAAATATAATAGATATACTAGCTACTCCGTTTTTAACATTACTTATAATGTTATTATTGTCTTTAGCTGTGATAGGACCAATTTTCCATATAGTCGAACAATGGATATTGATAGCTATAAATTTTTCTTTATCATTACCTTTTGGAATAGGAGGATTTATAATAGGGTTTGGAATAATATTCATAGTTGTAACAGGGGTACATCATATAATGAATTTGATAGAAATATCATTGCTTGCTGCTACTTCTTTCAACCCTATTAATCCTCTTTTATCCGTTGCTAATTTAGCTGCAGGTGCTGCTTGTTTAGCTGTTACATTAAAAACTAGAAGAAAAAGTGTAAAAGCTATGGGATACGGTGCTGCATTATCAGCTTGGCTTGGTATAACAGAGCCTGCCATATTTGGTATAAATATAAGATACGGAATAAAACCTATGGTTTGCGGTGCTATTGCTGCCGGTATAACAGGATTAATAGCGAGATTATTAAATTTACAAGCTACTGCTAATGGAGTTACAGGAATACCCGGTGCATTGCTTTATATTTATGACGGAAAGCAGTTAGCTGGTTATGCTGCGGTTGCTTTAATTACTGTAGTTTTGTCTTTCACTATTACTTGGTTTTTTGGTGTTCCTGATGAGTATATGCAGGAAGATGATGAGTAAAAATTAAAATAGACATTTACAAAATAATTCTACATAAATCCAATAAAATAATTTATTCACTTAATATCATGTATATATTTTTTATACATGATATTAAGTACTATTATGAATTTATTAATATAAGGAAAATGAAATGAGGTTGGTTAGTAAAATTTTTGAAGAAGCAATAAAACGAAAAGAAACTGAATATTTTAATGATAATAACAATAAATGGAGATTGAATTTTCATTTAATGCCTCCCGTAGGCTGGCTCAATGATCCAAATGCTTTATCATATTTTAAAGGAGAGTATCATATATTTTTTCAATATTCTCCATTTGATGTTGAAGGCGGGTTAAAATTTTGGGGGCATTATATAAGTAAGGACTTAATCAATTATAAATATGTTGGAGCTGCTATATATCCTGATGAAAAATACGATTGTCATGGCGTGTATTCAGGTTCTGCCCTTATAGAAGATAATAAGTTATATGTTTATTATACAGGAAATGTAAAACTTCTAGGCAGACATGATTACATAGAAAGCGGAAGAGAGGCTAATACCATGCTTACTGTCTCCGAAGATGGTATTAACTTCTCTGAAAAAGAATGTTTAATGGAAATGAAAGATTATCCTAAAGATATAACTAATCATATAAGAGACCCTAAAGTATGGAAAGAAGACGATTATTATTATATGGTTCAAGGTGCCAGAAAATATGGTATAGACAGAAATAGTGATATTGGAGAAGTATTAATATTTAAGTCTGAAGATAAAAGGAATTGGAAGCATACAAGCACAGTAAAGTCTGAATATAGATTCGGATATATGTGGGAATGTCCTGACTTATTTAATTTAGACGGACAAAATATTTTAATAACATGTCCTCAAGGTGTCGAACAAGTTGAAAGCATATACGAAAATATATACCTTTCCGGATATTTTTTGATTAATGATGATTATAAAAATAAAGAATATATAGAAGTTAATAATTTCACAGTTCTTGACAGAGGATTTGATTTTTATGCTCCGCAGACATTTTTAGATGAGAATGGAAATAGAGTTATTATAGGCTGGATGGGAGTTCCTGATACTGAAGATGATCATAAAAATTTAACTGTTCAATATGGTTGGCAGCATTGTCTTACTGTAGCTAGAGAGTTGAGTTTCAAAAATGGAAAACTTTATCAAAAACCTCATAGAAGTTTGGATAAATTAAGAGAGAAAAAAATATTTGAAAATAAATGTTCTTATGATTCATTATCTGATAATTTAATTTCAAAAGATATCAGTTCTTATGAAGTTTTAATTGATAATATAAAAAGTTCTGAGAATTTTGAATTATTGATTTCAGATGGTGTTTCTATTAAATATAGAGATAATAAATTTATATTAGAGTTTGTAAACGATATAGGAAAGAAAATAGGAGGCGGAAGATATAAAAGAAGTGCTGATTTAGAAAAGTTAGAAAATTTAAGAATATTGATAGATACTTCGGCTATAGAGATATTTATAAATGAAGGCGAGATGGTATTTTCTAGCCGATATTATCCTGATGAATATTCTTTTAAGGCTATTGGAAATATGAATTTAACAATATATAAATTATCTGATTTTAAGATTAATCATTAATCTTTTTTGTTTGTAAATATTTAAAAATAGTTTATAATATCAGAATTACTAATTTTAAGGATATTGAAAATGGCTAAACCGATAACAAAAGAAGGATATGATAAAGCTAAATCTAAACTTGCTGAATTAAAGGCTGAGTTTGAAACATTGCCTGCTATTATTGCAGAGGCTAGAGAAAAAGGCGATTTAAAAGAAAATGCTGAGTATCATGCTGCTAAAGAAAAGCAGGGATTATTGAATGCTCAAATATCAAAGTTAGAAAGTGATTTGGCAGGCTGTGAAATAATAGATCCTGCTAATTTGGATAAAGACACTGTAACTTTCGGTAAAAGGGTAAAAGTTAAAGATAAAACTAGAAATGCAGTTTTTGAATATAGAATAGTGGGTGAATTAGAAGCAGATATGAGTAAAAATGAAATAACTATAGTAACTCCTATTGCCAAAGGATTATTATCTAAAAAGGTTGGCGATGTTGTAACTATAAAAGTACCTGCTGGAGATAAAGTTTTAGAAATATTAGAGATTAGTATTTAATTTATAAAGAATAGAATTTTTTTTATTATTATTAAACTTTTTATATGTAATAATATTCTAAAATCATAATTTCGCTTGAAGTTTTTAAATAAAGTTATATATTTAAAAATATATTCCAGTTTTTAGGAGTTTTATATGTCAAAAATGAAAGTTATGATAGCATCATCTGAAGCAACACCATTTATAAAAACAGGAGGACTTGCTGATGTTGTTGGTGCTTTGCCTATTTATTTGAAGAAGCTTAATGTAGAAGCATTTGTAGTGCTTCCTAAATATAGAGATATCAATTTTCAAGATTGTTATTTAGAGAATGTACTTCCTACTATGGGAGTATGGATGGGTAATGGCGAAGAATGGTGTTCGGTATTTAAGACTGTAAAAGATGGAATTGATTTTTATTTTATAGAACATCATAATTTTTTCAGCCGAGAAGGACTTTATCATGATGCTTCTTTCAATGATTATCAGGATAATGCTTGGAGATTCGGATTCTTTTCTCGTGCTGCTTTACAATTATGTAAGGATTTGCAGTTAAATGTAGATGTGGTTCATGCTAATGATTGGCAGACTGCGGCTATTCCAGCATATATAAAAACTTGGCACTGGAATGACAAAGTAGGACATGCTGCTAGTATGCTTACTATACATAATGCAAATTATCAGGGTATATATAATGCTGCTACTACTTATGATTATTTAGGTTTAGGTTGGAATAATTTTAGCCCTGATACTTTTGAGGATCATGGTAATATAAATTTGCTTAAAGGCGGAATATTCTTTTCTGATGTAGTTACTACTGTAAGCCCTACTTATGCAAGAGAAATTTCATCTCCTTACGGAGGGCATGGTATGGCTCCTTACTTACAGAATAAGACAACAAGTTTTTTCGGAATACTTAATGGTATTGATGAAAATGTTTGGTCTCCTGAAAAAGATAAATTTATACCTGAAAATTTTTCTGCAGATAAAATGGAAGGCAAAAAGGTATGTAAAAAAGAACTTCAGAAAAGATTTTTACTTGAGGAAGATGATGATGTTGTTTTGATAGGAGCAATAGGAAGATTTGTTGATCAGAAAGGATATCATTTTATAGCTTCCATAATAGATTCTTTAGTTAATAACATGAAAGTTCAGTTTTGTATACTTGGTACAGGAGATAAAGGTCTTGAAAGTTTCTTTGGAGATATACCTAAGAGATATCCGGGAAGGGTAGGTTCTTATATTGGTTATAATAATGAATTATCACATTTGATAGAGGCAGGATGCGATTTGTTTGTAATGCCTTCTTTATTTGAGCCTTGCGGACTTAATCAAATGTACTCTTTAAGATATGGTACTTTACCTATAGTTCATGCTACAGGTGGGCTTGAAGATACTGTTGAGAATTATAATGAGGAAACAGGAGAAGGTACAGGATTTAAATTCTATGATTCTACTTCTTCAGCATTATATAATACTATAGGATGGGCTGTAAGCGTTTATTATGATCATAGAGATAGATTTACTGCTATGCAAAAAAGGGCTATGAAAATAGATAATTCTTGGGAGAAAAGTGCCAAAGAATATGTTAAGGCTTATGAACTTGCTATTTTGAATAAGAATAATTATGATAGAAATTGCGGTTTATAATGATTTGAATAAATATTGGAGATATGGTTAATGGGAAAAACTAATAAAATATTGTATGTTATGTCCGGTCAGAATTTTCAAGATGAAGAATATTTTGAGAGTAAAAAAATTTTTGAGGCGGCTGGTTATAAAACAGAAGTATCCTCTACATTTATAGGTACAGCTCAGGGTAAATTAGGCGGTATGACAAATATTGATTTACTATTCAGCGAGGTTGATGCCATTGAATTCGATGCTGTTGTATTTATAGGAGGAATAGGAAGTATAACTTTATGGGACGATTGGCGTACTCAGGGGCTTGCTAAGTTATTTTTGGATAATCAAAAGATAGTTGCTGGTATAGGAAGCGGTATTGTAATGATGGCTAATGCTAAAATACTAGAAGGAATTAATGTTACTTGTTTGTCTGCTGATGAATCGCATGTGAGACATGGTAATGCCAATGTTTTGAAGGATAATGTTGTTGTTTCAGGAAACATTATAACAGCGAATGGTCCTGCTTCTTCAAAGGAATTTGCCAATGCTGTTTTAGGGGCATTGAATAATATATCTTAATTAATTTTTATAATAAAAGACCTAAAATTGTTTAGGTCTTTTATTTATTAAAAAACAAACTGCATCTGATAAATAATAATTGTATTATTATTTAATTCTTAGCAGATTTCAAAACTATAAAATAAAGATGGTACTAACAGATGATAAAGGCAGTATTTTTTGATATAGATGGTACTTTGGTTAGTTTCAATACGCATAAAATTTCTGATTATTCCAAAAAAGCTATTAAAATTTTAAAAGAAAAAGGAATAAAGATTTTTATAGCAAGCGGAAGGGCTTTATTTCAAATAGATAATTTAGATGGTTTAGAATTTGACGGCTATATAACAATAA
It encodes the following:
- a CDS encoding lytic transglycosylase domain-containing protein, whose protein sequence is MIESVQRIQSRIGEIQETFNKLGFAPINTTLPSKPFAEHLNEAMAGNNTESKVNSVEVNNNLDGSVINDTNKKLDNGKVINGDTSSDAFKGKISFGVYEENTNNFARAINAYKKASVESFPTKYDDIIKEAAEKYSLPENLIKAVIKQESNYVSNAVSHKGAVGLMQIMPKTGVGLGITDEEMLKDPYTNIMAGSRYLSQMLNRYDGRLDLSLSAYNAGPALVDRLQRIPNIEETQNYVKNIIGYIK
- a CDS encoding flagellar FliJ family protein; its protein translation is MKRFNFNLEPLYKLRKNIEKQRQAEVAEVSAEYNKERDGKDSCLLKIDDGIRYVDSIEDDNEMLSMSIYLGEYITALNSQISIHEDNMAEISVELRRRQEILQEASRQRRAVELLKEKKLLEYKKLMNKEEQAKLDEWKKEYVAGDAYEY
- the hydA gene encoding dihydropyrimidinase, which translates into the protein MKKILIKNGTVVNALETYKADVLIENEKISKIGSDLKCEDAEIIDASGKYVMPGGIDVHTHMDIDVGIGRAVDDFYTGTIAAACGGTTTIVDHMGFGPKGCDVFHQLKYYHTLADNKAVIDYSFHGVLQHVDEDVLKGLETLAKEEGLQSTKLYLTYNYKIEDDNVVRVLKKMKELNAVSAFHAENHYVIEYLKKKFIEEGKTSAHYHPISRPPEAEAEAVNRIIHLSVIAGNAPVYIVHTSAGKSVDEIVNARALGHKNIFSETCPQYLVLTDKEYDREDGLKFVMSPPLRKKEDSERLWKAISDGHIQVIATDHCPFNYETDKVKGKDNFTKCPNGAGGVEERYPLMFSEGVMKGRITINKFVETLCYNPALIYGLYPEKGAIIPNADADITIIDPKKKSVITKSNMHGACDYTAYEGMELLCSVDTVISRGKIVFKDNKFLGTKGDGKFIKRKTLDKYADFNNHFKLGDYIDIDCN
- a CDS encoding 6-bladed beta-propeller; this translates as MRIKLLAVIVLFLMTISLSYTFDKTPYYVNTETYDSYRELLRGVHYYNQERYDASIASFRNSLNTNPTDKFIRYWYSKALYKAGYMSLAINEWLNITRMGYEDPIILSKINKYDSANVVEEKKDTLSNFIYLKAFSTNLNFRKNINQPIQIKVMPDGSLYVLDYSDSALKKFDINGNLIGKISHGKRLEKQQTSWWRNVLQFVAKVYPYEKLENPRGFDIDANGYIYIANTKKDKILKYDSNHNYITNIGVSGVSNGQLLGPSSVALDKDGNLYVSDTGNNRIAVFDIYGNFLFSFGKLGENEGEFFSPAGIAVNDQYIYVADMGNKRVQQFDLSGNYIQTIRHNLFNEPRGLSFARDGNLYIADGSKVFYYDIIESDFTVFNNSERYTVTPTSVAEGVNGNIYLTDFMSGRIDVYTRKEEYYANLDVFVDREYLNRFPVVVASVTVRDRAMNPVIGLTPENFFVTENSTVAHKVNFYDAPELHEYRFIYLIEDSLAAKPYESKIKEEISNFTMSLTNNDEVLVIHYNDQVYKADNYDARNLRILENANAFHFTGGISALDDAYYEAVRLSGNSFKKTAIIHFSVTSPDDRVFDMMNFNDAASFAKNNAVSLNQVYIGTNKSNYFLDLMTKNTYGYIINADYSINYAAELNKIKNIDFGRYFIYYNSFKNLAQSGQFRALNVKVQYRDMYGEEEVGYVVP
- a CDS encoding LacI family DNA-binding transcriptional regulator; this encodes MGTNKKITMKEIAEIAGVTKTTISRYFNGGYLKEETKKRIREIISEYDYEPNTFARLKAKKSHIIGIIVPALDSTVGARVLTGIEKTLREKHYMPIIMNTNHQHKLELQYIEKLKRLNVDGIVLSATYITEEHKNILKKSDIPIVIYGQECSEGISIVNDDYNAGIDIGKYIGSKNHKNIGFITVDENDIAVGITRRNGVLDGLKKYGIENIKIEVADFSYEKAKTAAENLLKNKDIDAIICSTDRQALGVYKVLKEMGLKIPDDVSVISFGGYDIDEIIEPELSTIKFDSFNAGVCTANTLIDLINNIEVKEVIYVNYEFLERNSVR